A single Blastococcus colisei DNA region contains:
- a CDS encoding TldD/PmbA family protein, whose amino-acid sequence MSARSVDESFLALPLSALTDAALTRAVDLGCEHADIRVERLRTQTISLRDARPEASIDGEDLGLSVRVVHEGTWGFAAGVVLTAAEAVRLAEEAVAVAQVSAAINTDPVELAPEPVYPDAVFVSAYDVDPFEVPDPEKTGLLTDLSEQLLAADGVEHVQTRCMHVKEQKYYADTAGTRTRQQRIRIQPEFTALTVDRATGSFESMRTLAPPVGRGWEYLTGTGWDWRAELAEIPELLREKTKAPSVEAGRHDLVVDPSNLWLTIHESIGHATELDRALGYEAAYAGTSFATVDKLGTLQYGSALMNVTGDRTALHGLSTVGWDDEGVAGQQWDIVKDGVLVGYQVDRNMARLRALGRSNGCAFADSPGHVPVQRMANVSLRPDPDGPSTEALIAGVEHGIYVVGDKSWSIDMQRYNFQFTGQRFYRIEGGRLAGQLRDVAYQATTTDFWGSMSVVGGPDTYVLGGAMNCGKAQPGQVAPVSHGCPVALFEGVNILNTVQEAGR is encoded by the coding sequence GTGTCAGCACGCTCCGTCGACGAGTCCTTCCTCGCTCTCCCGCTGTCCGCCCTCACCGACGCCGCGCTGACCCGCGCCGTCGACCTCGGCTGCGAGCACGCCGACATCAGGGTCGAGCGGCTCCGCACCCAGACGATCAGCCTGCGCGACGCCCGGCCCGAGGCCTCCATCGACGGGGAGGACCTCGGCCTGTCGGTGCGCGTCGTGCACGAGGGCACGTGGGGCTTCGCCGCCGGCGTCGTCCTCACCGCGGCCGAGGCCGTCCGGCTGGCCGAGGAGGCCGTCGCCGTGGCGCAGGTGTCCGCCGCCATCAACACCGATCCCGTCGAGCTCGCGCCCGAGCCGGTGTACCCCGACGCCGTCTTCGTCTCCGCCTACGACGTCGACCCCTTCGAGGTGCCGGACCCGGAGAAGACCGGCCTGCTGACCGACCTCTCCGAACAGCTGCTCGCCGCCGACGGCGTCGAGCACGTGCAGACGCGGTGCATGCACGTCAAGGAGCAGAAGTACTACGCCGACACCGCCGGCACCCGCACGCGACAGCAGCGGATCCGCATCCAGCCGGAGTTCACCGCGCTGACCGTCGACCGGGCGACCGGCTCGTTCGAGAGCATGCGCACGCTGGCCCCGCCGGTCGGCCGTGGCTGGGAGTACCTGACCGGCACCGGCTGGGACTGGCGCGCGGAGCTCGCCGAGATCCCCGAGCTGCTGCGCGAGAAGACCAAGGCGCCGTCGGTCGAGGCCGGCCGGCACGACCTCGTCGTCGATCCGTCGAACCTGTGGCTGACCATCCACGAGTCCATCGGGCACGCCACCGAGCTCGACCGGGCGCTCGGCTACGAGGCGGCCTACGCCGGGACGTCGTTCGCCACCGTCGACAAGCTCGGCACGCTGCAGTACGGCTCGGCGCTGATGAACGTCACCGGCGACCGGACGGCGCTGCACGGGCTGTCCACGGTGGGCTGGGACGACGAGGGCGTCGCCGGCCAGCAGTGGGACATCGTGAAGGACGGCGTGCTGGTGGGCTACCAGGTCGACCGCAACATGGCCCGGCTGCGCGCGCTGGGTCGGTCGAACGGCTGCGCGTTCGCCGACAGCCCCGGGCACGTGCCGGTCCAGCGCATGGCCAACGTCTCGCTGCGCCCCGACCCCGACGGCCCCTCCACCGAGGCACTCATCGCCGGCGTCGAGCACGGCATCTACGTCGTCGGCGACAAGAGCTGGTCGATCGACATGCAGCGCTACAACTTCCAGTTCACCGGTCAGCGGTTCTACCGCATCGAGGGGGGCCGGCTGGCCGGCCAGCTGCGCGACGTGGCCTACCAGGCGACGACGACGGACTTCTGGGGCTCGATGTCGGTCGTCGGCGGGCCGGACACCTACGTGCTCGGCGGGGCCATGAACTGCGGCAAGGCCCAGCCCGGTCAGGTCGCCCCGGTGAGCCACGGCTGCCCGGTGGCGCTGTTCGAGGGCGTGAACATCCTGAACACGGTGCAGGAGGCGGGGCGATGA
- a CDS encoding metallopeptidase TldD-related protein: MTRVKPQELVEQALAASTADDQIAFVVESSGANLRWAANSLTTNGSMRSRQVVVISFVDGGAGMAAGTVTRTGTPDVAELVAASEQAARDAGPAEDAVPLIGDAPDGNGDWDAPAAETSIGVFTDFAPDLGQAFGEARDRDELLFGFAEHRMATTYLGSSTGLRLRHDQPTGRVELNGKSPDFGRSVWAGVGTRDFRDVSVAGLAADVERKMGWSRRRVELPAGRYETLLPPSAVSDLMIYLYWTMEARDADEGRNVFARPGGGNRVGERLAALPLTLCSDPHAPGLEAAPFQVVGASSGSASVFDNGMAAPAVNWIEQGTLTNLIRPRAWALKTTAPATAAVDNLILEDPTATASQEEMLAATDRGLLLTTLWYIREVDPQTLLLTGLTRDGVFLVEGGEVTAAVNNFRFNESPVDLLGRTVQAGRTERTLPREWNDWFTRCAMPPLRVPDFNMSSVSPAS; the protein is encoded by the coding sequence ATGACTCGCGTGAAGCCGCAGGAGCTGGTCGAGCAGGCCCTCGCCGCCTCGACCGCCGACGACCAGATCGCCTTCGTCGTCGAGAGCTCCGGGGCCAACCTGCGCTGGGCGGCCAACAGCCTGACGACGAACGGGTCGATGCGCTCCCGCCAGGTCGTCGTCATCTCCTTCGTCGACGGCGGCGCCGGCATGGCCGCCGGCACCGTCACCCGCACCGGCACGCCGGACGTCGCCGAGCTGGTCGCCGCGAGCGAGCAGGCCGCCCGGGACGCCGGCCCCGCGGAGGACGCCGTTCCGCTGATCGGCGATGCCCCGGACGGCAACGGCGACTGGGACGCCCCGGCCGCCGAGACGTCGATCGGGGTGTTCACCGACTTCGCCCCCGACCTCGGCCAGGCGTTCGGCGAGGCCCGTGACCGCGACGAGCTGCTCTTCGGCTTCGCCGAGCACCGGATGGCCACGACCTACCTCGGCAGCTCGACCGGTCTGCGGCTGCGGCACGACCAGCCCACCGGCCGGGTCGAGCTCAACGGCAAGAGCCCGGACTTCGGCCGCTCCGTCTGGGCGGGCGTGGGGACGCGGGACTTCCGGGACGTCTCGGTGGCCGGCCTCGCGGCCGACGTCGAGCGGAAGATGGGCTGGTCCCGGCGCCGGGTGGAACTGCCGGCCGGCCGCTACGAGACGCTGCTGCCGCCGTCGGCGGTCAGCGACCTGATGATCTACCTGTACTGGACGATGGAGGCCCGGGACGCCGACGAGGGCCGCAACGTCTTCGCCAGGCCGGGCGGCGGCAACCGGGTGGGCGAGCGGCTGGCCGCGCTCCCGCTGACCCTGTGCAGCGACCCGCACGCGCCCGGCCTGGAAGCGGCGCCCTTCCAGGTGGTCGGCGCCTCCTCCGGATCGGCGTCCGTCTTCGACAACGGCATGGCCGCCCCGGCGGTGAACTGGATCGAGCAGGGCACCCTCACCAACCTGATCCGGCCCCGGGCATGGGCGCTGAAGACCACCGCCCCGGCGACGGCAGCCGTGGACAACCTGATCCTCGAGGACCCGACGGCGACGGCGTCCCAGGAGGAGATGCTGGCCGCCACCGACCGCGGCCTGCTCCTGACCACCCTCTGGTACATCCGCGAGGTGGACCCGCAGACCCTGCTGCTCACCGGGCTGACCCGCGACGGCGTCTTCCTCGTCGAGGGCGGGGAGGTGACCGCGGCGGTGAACAACTTCCGCTTCAACGAGTCGCCGGTCGATCTGCTCGGTCGGACGGTCCAGGCGGGTCGTACCGAGCGCACGCTGCCCCGGGAGTGGAACGACTGGTTCACCCGCTGCGCGATGCCACCGCTGCGGGTGCCGGACTTCAACATGAGCAGCGTCAGTCCGGCCAGTTGA
- a CDS encoding C40 family peptidase: MQSTRTTTRRRSRAVLALGAVLVAASTGVLAPSPAAADPTTSAQVQALMRETAQQLTVIDEQLHEAELIVAAQQQAADAAAAQAAAAQQALDVFAPQIRAIAQSGFTGKTQSRVAAFLTSASAEELVQQMTTLDMIAAHTNDVVTEASLAQKAAQDAQTAADQAAAAARAGLEQLQAQKAEAEQKAAAYQADFARLSAAEQAALTTAVAGRSLQAPRNLPLPPGAAGAAIETALAQVGDRYVSGASGPDAFDCSGLTSYAYAAAGITLPRSSRAQSQIGTQVSRAELQPGDLVFYYTPISHVALYIGDGMIVHARTHGVPLSVTSVDQRGFRFGVRLG, encoded by the coding sequence GTGCAGTCCACGCGCACGACGACCCGGCGCCGGTCCCGTGCCGTCCTCGCCCTGGGGGCCGTGCTCGTCGCGGCGTCCACCGGGGTCCTCGCGCCGTCGCCCGCCGCGGCCGACCCGACGACGTCGGCCCAGGTACAGGCGCTGATGCGGGAGACCGCCCAGCAACTGACGGTCATCGACGAGCAGCTGCACGAGGCCGAGCTGATCGTGGCCGCTCAGCAGCAGGCCGCCGACGCGGCCGCCGCACAGGCCGCCGCGGCCCAGCAGGCACTCGACGTCTTCGCACCGCAGATCCGGGCGATCGCCCAGAGCGGGTTCACCGGAAAGACCCAGTCGCGGGTGGCCGCGTTCCTGACCAGTGCCTCCGCCGAGGAGCTCGTCCAGCAGATGACGACGCTGGACATGATCGCCGCGCACACCAACGACGTCGTCACCGAGGCGTCGCTCGCGCAGAAGGCCGCGCAGGACGCGCAGACGGCCGCCGACCAGGCCGCCGCCGCCGCCCGTGCCGGGCTCGAGCAGCTGCAGGCGCAGAAGGCCGAGGCCGAGCAGAAGGCCGCCGCCTACCAGGCCGACTTCGCCCGGCTGTCGGCCGCCGAGCAGGCTGCCCTCACCACGGCCGTGGCCGGACGGTCCCTGCAGGCGCCGCGGAACCTGCCGCTGCCTCCCGGGGCCGCGGGTGCGGCCATCGAGACGGCGCTCGCGCAGGTGGGTGACCGTTACGTGAGTGGGGCCTCCGGACCGGACGCCTTCGACTGCTCCGGCCTGACCTCCTACGCGTACGCGGCGGCCGGGATCACGCTGCCCCGCTCGAGCCGAGCCCAGTCGCAGATCGGCACCCAGGTCTCCCGGGCGGAGCTGCAGCCCGGCGACCTCGTCTTCTACTACACGCCCATCAGCCACGTGGCCCTCTACATCGGCGACGGGATGATCGTGCACGCCCGCACCCACGGCGTCCCCCTCTCGGTCACCAGCGTCGACCAGCGCGGGTTCCGGTTCGGCGTCCGCCTGGGTTGA